Within the Gigantopelta aegis isolate Gae_Host chromosome 8, Gae_host_genome, whole genome shotgun sequence genome, the region GTGGTCCACAGCATTCATAACATAATCATGACATCTGTGGCAAAATGATGACCACCGAGCTCCTTTTTCATTTTCGGGAAGAGGTAGTAGTCAGAGGGAGCCAAATCTGGAGAATAAGGTGGGTGTTCCATAAGTTTGAATCCACATTTCTGGATAGCAGCCATGGCCACTGTAGACGTGTGTGCCGGAGCATTGTCCTGGTGGAAGAGTACTCCTCTTGTCAGCTTTCCACGCCGAATCTGCTTGATTTTCTCCCGTAGCTGTCTCAGAGGATCAGCATAGTAGGCCCCAGTGATAGTGTGACCCTTGTCTAGGTAGTCCACCAACAGCACTCCTTCTGCATCCCAGAAAATTGAGGCCATCACCATCACAGTCTTGGCTTTCTTGGGAGGCGAAGAACCTGGATGTTTCCACTGCTTCTATTGTTGCTTCGTCTAGTTGGAAATGATGGACCCAGGTCTCATCCATAGTCACAAATCGCCGAAGAAATGGCAAGGTTTTCTCTTGACATGTTGAGCCGAGTCCGTTTCAGATCAGGTCCAAGGAGCTTTGGGACCCAACATGCTGACACCTTGGACATTTGAAGTTCGTTGTGGATGACTGCATGGACGCGTTCCTGGGAGATACCCAACTCAGTGGCAATGTAACGCTCCGTTACTCGTCTGTCTGCCATGATGATGTCATGAATCTTGGCAATGGTCTCCTGTGTGGTGACGGTGACTGGCCTTCCCGGACGGGGGTTGTCTTCCAGACTCTCACTGCCACGTTTGAATTCAGCAGCCCACTTCTTCACCATGCTGTATGAAGGGTCATCCTCCCCTATTGTGATCACCATGTCTTCATGGAAATCCTTGGGTGTTAAGCCCTTGGGACCTAGGTAGTGGATGATCGCACGATGGCTGATGTTGTCCATATTATCAGAAACCACCGATGCTCAATGTTTACTTATCTCTAACAGAAAAACAACTCAAGTTAGTAACTTCAAACATTCTGTGTAatcgttcaaaaagttgaactGCACTCAAATTCAGTGAAACGTGTGCTGCTCATGTACTTCTGCCTTAGGCCACGAACTTATCAATCACCCCTCGTATAACATTTCGTACAAAACCGAtgcgccctccccccccccccccccccccccccccccgatcgttacgtaattgttgaacggccCCTTTGCGAAGTTGTGGCATTCTCCAGATACGGCACAATGTCTCTTTTTTATGTTATACATTTAAAGTATTACTTATTTGACCCTTTTTGTTGGAGAACTTTCTTTTCTTCCAGTACAGACGTGAACAAATGTTGACCAATCACTATCAGTGAATCATGGGTCTCTCTGCACTCGAGAGGTGGCGTTTCAAAAATGTGTAGGGCATATGACACACTACATTTGTTAATGGGAAAACAACCAAAccaaatatttacatttcaatataaaaatatgtaaataattttgactaTTATGCAATTTTGATTTACCtctttaaaaagtaaacaaCCGTGAAGAGAAACTGTTAACGAAAAAAACTAAACCAAACGATAACAATGCCAGATACCGTTGGCTGCGCAGGGCAATGTTCGCagaattttagttttagtttgtaTTTCCTTTGATGTCAGAGTTGAAAGGGTCTTAATTTTTTAAGTTGacgtttgtttattaatttgacAAATGTGTAGATAGAGAAGCACCTTGATGCTTCCGGGTGTTTCCACATAGACATTAGGCACAATGGATTTCATATGATGACTATTTAGTGTACTGTTTACAGCAAAATGCCGCTACGGCGAAGACGAGATGCCACCGAAGTGAGCTGCTGCATCAAATATTTGATGTTTGCCTTCAATGTTCTCTTCTGGGTAAGGAAAAgttttaatttcataaacaGGTTGATGTGtttataacttttttctttttcttcgtTGTACTATTGGGCCTCAACCATTGTCACGGTGTTGATAAGGGAGAGGATAAAATGTGTGAAtcatttggggttttttttagggtgAAATGATCGTGAGTCTGACACCATTAGTCACAATGTTCTAGTGTCTTAGATCACAGTTAATGTTCTTTTAATATCTTTGATGCATAAAACGATTATAGCTACTATACAGTAGTTTGTATTTCTTAACtttaattttgtgtatttaattaaattataagtaCTTTAATCTTtatcagaaaaaaatatggtgAATATCTTCAAAATTAGACCATGACTGACAGGGTAACTGAGggttaaaaattaacat harbors:
- the LOC121379649 gene encoding histone-lysine N-methyltransferase SETMAR-like; the protein is MDNISHRAIIHYLGPKGLTPKDFHEDMVITIGEDDPSYSMVKKWAAEFKRGSESLEDNPRPGRPVTVTTQETIAKIHDIIMADRRVTERYIATELGISQERVHAVIHNELQMSKVSACWVPKLLGPDLKRTRLNMSRENLAISSAICDYG